TCGTGAAAAACTCCTTGCCGTCCTCGTTGGTTACGTTGTCGATCACCGTCCCGGTTCCGTCCGGCGTCAGCGGCTTGAGAGATGTTTCAGACGACGTTGACGTTCCGGATGATGCCGCCGACGAAGCGGTACTGCTCTGCGCGACGCTTGAACTGCTCAAGGTCGGAGAGGTTTTCCCTTCGCTGTAGGCGAGGGCATTGACGGAAAAAGCCGCCGTGCAGGACACGGCGGCCATCAGGCAGACGAATATGCGGATTTTAGATTTCTTCATGAGTGGTTCCCTCCTGTTTGTTCTGATCGGACACGGGGCGGTTTTCGCGGGACGCTTTCATGAGCGCGGAGAGTTCCTCCGCCGTCATGCCCATGCCCCGCACAAGGCCGACAATATCGAGATTTTCCAGCTCCCGGCGCTGCTTTTCCAGTTCCTTCTGCCGGTTTTGCAGCGCGGAGATTTTCGCCGCGTTCTTTTCATACTCGGTGTCGATTTTTTTGAATTTCGGGTTCACGGTTGATTCCTCCAATCTGTTATGGATTCGGTAAACGCCCGAACGTGTAAAAATGGCTTTGCCAGTAGCTTATGTTGAGGTTCGAGTAGCCGATGGGGTCTCCGGCCGCGAGCATCATGCCGTTTCCGACGTAGATGCCCACATGGGACACGCCGTCGGTATCGTAGGTGTGTTCAAAGAAAACAAGGTCGCCGGGTCTTACGTCGGCGGCAGAAACCGGAGTGCAGATGTCGCAGAGGCCCTGGGCCCCCAACCGTCCCACGTTCCATCCGCTGTGATTGATCACCCACGATACGTAACCGGAGCAGTCGAACGAGGTTTTCGGGCTGCTGCCGCCCCAAACATAAGGATAGCCGATGTATTTTTTCGCTTCCGTCATCATTGCTGCAAACCGCGCGTCCGTCATTTCCTCCGGGGGAATATCGTACTCCGTGGGCTTTTTGACGGTGGATGCGTTCGGATAGGCCGATGAAGGGAACAGGTCGGGCCGGTTGCCGAGGGTGGACATATACATCGAGTACACGCCGACCTGATCCTCGTTCATAATGGAAATGGGAAGATGGGACAAATCCTCGTTATGCAGTTTCACATTGCAGATGGTGTAGGTATAGGGAACTTGGTGGCTTTCGGTGTGGGTCGTGCCATCCGGGTCCGTCACCGTATCCGTTTCCGTGCGGGTTCGGGTTTCCGTCTCCACAGTCTGCGTCAGTTGGTATTCTTTTGAGAACAGGGTGGAAAGCGTGTCCCGGACTTCATCCAGCGTCCATTCGCCGCCGTGCCACGCCGTCAGGATGGAGATTAGCACATAGGGGTCGTGGCCGATTTTATCGAGGTCATAATGATATTCGTCATAGCCGGGGTGCCTCTGTTCGTAACGGTCGATTTCATTCTGAAGGTCCGTTTCCTTTTGAGCGTAAGCGGCCTCCGCGCCGAGCATGGCGTCATCCGTGGAAGGATAGGTGGACGCGGTAACGCCGGATAACCCGCCCTCCAGCAGAACCGAGCTGGAGGACAGGACGTTCAAAAACAGGACCAGCACCAGAAAAACGCTCGCAACAATCAGAAAACCGTTCCGGTGCCGTCCGACAAATGCCGCCGCCCGCTTGCTCTCCCGCGCCGCCGTCTTTGCCGCTTTAGAAGTGTTTTGGGCAGTTTTCCCGGCGGAACCCGTGAACTGCCCGGCCCGTTTCGCGGCGACATACTGTTTTTTGACGGCGCGCTTTTGCCGCCAGTGGGCCAAAGGATTGCCGGAGGGCTGCGGATTATCCCGCGCGGCCTTTTTCTGCAAATAACCGAGGTTGGCGCGGTCGAGCCGTTTTTCCGCTTTGGCCGATTTCCGGTAGGGTTTCAGTTTGTGGGAGCGATAGGCGCTGCGCGCCAGACGCCCGCCCATTTCGGTGGCTTCTCCGCTTTTGTGCGCGGCCTCCACGCCGACGTTTTCATCCTCGGACTGCCGGATTTCCCGGTGAAACTGCATCAAAACAGCGTTTTGGGGCGCGTCCCGGATGGCGTGAGTGAGTTTGGATGGTTTTTTCTTGTCTACTTCCTCAAAATACAAGCGCATCTTTGCTTTACCCGTGGGCTTATCAAAGGTGTGCTGCTTGCGAAGAACTTTCTTTTTCGGTATTTTCTCCTGCGTCTGATCCGCTGCCGTCGCCGCTTTCTTCGCCCTGCGGACAGATTCCTTTAATACGGGGTCAGTTTGTTCCTCATCCGTGAATTGCAGGCGGGGTGCACGTTTTTCCATTCCGTATCACCTCCGATCCCGTTGAATAGGAACGCTCATGTTGCCGCCACTTCCTGCGGCTTGGTGGTCATGATGCGGTACATCTCCGTGTCTTTCGGGAAATGATCAATAAACGGCAGAATGACGTTGCCATAAAATAGCAGCCCTTCGCCCTCGCCGGAATGGGTGACGTAGGAAAGCTGGTGTGGCGAAATGCCGAGCTGCTTGGCGAGAATCTGCCGGTCGCCGGACGCCTGATTGAGCATATAGATGTAATCCGAGTTTTCAAAGATGTTCTCGATCTCGTGGGAAGAGAGCAAATCCTTTATGTTCTGCGTGATTCCGGTCGGAATACCGCCCCACTTGCGAAACCGCTTCCAGATTTCCACGGAATAGGCGGCAGTCTGTTCTTCTTTTAAGAGCAGATGGAACTCGTCGATATAGTAGCGCGTGGATTTTCCCACGGCCCGGTTGACGGTGACGCGGTTCCAGACCTGATCCTGTACGATGAGCATCCCGAGTTTTTTGAGCTGCTTGCCTAACTCCCGGATGTCGTAGCTGACGACGCGGTTTCTCACGTTCACGGTTGTGCGGTGGTTGAACACGTTGAGGGAGCCGGTAACGTAGATTTCCAGCGCCGTGGCGATGTACTGCGCTTCCTTTTCGTCCTGCCGCCGCAGCTCGTTATACAAATCCTCCAGAATCGGCATGCTTTCCGGGCGAGGGTCACTGAAGTAATCCCGGTAAACCAGCCTCACGCAGCGGTCGATGACCGTCTTTTCCACCGGCTGCAAGCCCTCCTTGCCGCCGACGATCAGCTCACAGAGCGACAAAATGAAGTCTGACTTGAGGGACAGAGGGTTTTCTTCCTCGGAATAGTTGAGGTTGATGTCCATCGGGTTGATATAATCGGTGGACGCGGGCGAAATTTTGATGATCTGCCCTTGCAGGCGCTCAATCAGCGGGCCGTATTCGGCCTCCGGATCGCAGACGATGATGTCGTCGTTTGTGACGAGGAATACGTTGACGATCTCCCGCTTGGCGGCGAAGGATTTGCCTGCGCCCGGTGTGCCGAGAATCAGGCCGTTCGGATTTTTTAGCAGCTTTCGATCCACCATGATGAGGTTGTTGCTCAAAGCGTTCAGCCCGCAGTACAGCGCCTCGCGCCCGGTCTGGAACAGT
This genomic window from Caproicibacterium sp. BJN0003 contains:
- a CDS encoding DUF4315 family protein; protein product: MNPKFKKIDTEYEKNAAKISALQNRQKELEKQRRELENLDIVGLVRGMGMTAEELSALMKASRENRPVSDQNKQEGTTHEEI
- a CDS encoding C40 family peptidase, yielding MEKRAPRLQFTDEEQTDPVLKESVRRAKKAATAADQTQEKIPKKKVLRKQHTFDKPTGKAKMRLYFEEVDKKKPSKLTHAIRDAPQNAVLMQFHREIRQSEDENVGVEAAHKSGEATEMGGRLARSAYRSHKLKPYRKSAKAEKRLDRANLGYLQKKAARDNPQPSGNPLAHWRQKRAVKKQYVAAKRAGQFTGSAGKTAQNTSKAAKTAARESKRAAAFVGRHRNGFLIVASVFLVLVLFLNVLSSSSVLLEGGLSGVTASTYPSTDDAMLGAEAAYAQKETDLQNEIDRYEQRHPGYDEYHYDLDKIGHDPYVLISILTAWHGGEWTLDEVRDTLSTLFSKEYQLTQTVETETRTRTETDTVTDPDGTTHTESHQVPYTYTICNVKLHNEDLSHLPISIMNEDQVGVYSMYMSTLGNRPDLFPSSAYPNASTVKKPTEYDIPPEEMTDARFAAMMTEAKKYIGYPYVWGGSSPKTSFDCSGYVSWVINHSGWNVGRLGAQGLCDICTPVSAADVRPGDLVFFEHTYDTDGVSHVGIYVGNGMMLAAGDPIGYSNLNISYWQSHFYTFGRLPNP